One segment of Aquimarina sp. BL5 DNA contains the following:
- a CDS encoding phytanoyl-CoA dioxygenase family protein, which produces MSYQKNKIELEENGYSILSDLYSYNEISQILTCIKNAEQDGNSFMKTKDLFAIRQLIKNIPELSDLIFNKKLTELLTDLSESKYFLTKAIYFDKPSESNWFVAYHQDLSISVDRKVELENYSNWTFKKSQFGVQPPIEVLENTITIRIHLDKTDKNNGALKVIPKSHLNGIVRADSNDWNIENQFVCEVEKGGVMLMKPLTLHASNRTTNGKKRRVIHLEFNKQNLNEPLNWLEYWDVKANA; this is translated from the coding sequence ATGAGCTATCAAAAAAACAAAATAGAACTTGAAGAAAACGGATATTCCATATTATCTGACTTGTATTCGTATAATGAAATAAGTCAAATTTTAACTTGTATCAAGAACGCCGAACAAGATGGGAATTCGTTTATGAAAACAAAAGATTTATTTGCAATTAGGCAATTAATCAAAAATATACCCGAACTAAGTGATTTGATATTTAACAAAAAGCTGACGGAATTACTTACTGATCTTTCTGAATCTAAATATTTTCTAACTAAAGCAATCTATTTTGATAAACCTAGTGAATCAAATTGGTTTGTAGCTTATCATCAAGATTTGAGCATTTCTGTTGATAGAAAAGTAGAATTAGAAAATTATTCGAATTGGACTTTTAAAAAAAGCCAATTCGGAGTTCAACCACCAATCGAGGTTTTAGAAAACACAATAACGATTCGAATTCATTTGGATAAAACGGACAAGAATAACGGAGCGTTAAAAGTAATTCCGAAATCTCATTTGAATGGAATAGTTAGAGCTGACTCAAATGATTGGAATATCGAAAACCAATTCGTATGTGAAGTGGAAAAAGGCGGAGTAATGCTAATGAAACCTCTAACTTTACACGCGTCGAACAGAACTACTAACGGAAAGAAAAGACGTGTAATACATTTAGAGTTTAATAAACAGAACCTGAATGAACCACTAAATTGGTTAGAATATTGGGACGTAAAAGCTAATGCCTAA
- a CDS encoding SRPBCC family protein, producing the protein MKKTKILFILFISVTTMLQAQTPLVTEIESSADEVWQQIRKMDNIDELSSFVSKVQWKGPKGIGGERVCTSADGKGYFKEKVTGFDDKTRTYSYQVIEGVPAKNMNNSIKVVDLGYNKSMIVWTSSYEFMENPNMTKEQFDKFITSARVEMVENIIKLVK; encoded by the coding sequence ATGAAAAAAACAAAAATTTTATTCATCTTATTCATTTCTGTAACTACTATGTTACAAGCTCAAACACCATTAGTAACAGAAATAGAAAGTTCTGCAGATGAGGTCTGGCAACAAATTCGAAAAATGGATAATATTGATGAACTATCATCTTTTGTATCTAAAGTGCAATGGAAAGGTCCAAAAGGTATTGGAGGTGAAAGAGTTTGTACTTCCGCAGACGGAAAAGGGTATTTTAAAGAAAAGGTAACAGGGTTCGATGACAAAACTAGAACTTACTCTTATCAAGTTATAGAAGGTGTACCGGCTAAAAACATGAACAATTCGATAAAAGTTGTTGATTTAGGCTATAATAAATCAATGATTGTTTGGACATCAAGTTATGAATTTATGGAAAACCCAAATATGACTAAGGAACAATTCGATAAATTTATAACCAGTGCTCGAGTTGAAATGGTAGAAAATATAATTAAATTGGTAAAATAA
- a CDS encoding SRPBCC family protein — protein MKSILTFTALAIISLNASAQSMAKKFRTVKVEMIIDASAERVWEAMVLDYGEISNFSPYIYTSEYTNGSLKGEFGAERKCNFNEKGTQWSKERIAEIDNKNMVMRNVVIDGAKLPLNFDNSQAFYRVRDNGDGTSTASYEFQFRTKPAFLGIIAKGGFKKQLSGTLVGLKHYIETGERVTGGTNKYKEIKERYPKATIIKT, from the coding sequence ATGAAATCAATATTAACCTTCACAGCCTTAGCAATAATCAGTCTGAACGCTTCAGCGCAAAGTATGGCAAAAAAGTTCCGTACTGTAAAAGTAGAAATGATAATAGATGCATCTGCAGAACGCGTATGGGAAGCTATGGTTTTAGATTATGGAGAAATATCAAATTTCTCGCCATATATCTATACTTCAGAATATACTAACGGTTCTTTAAAAGGAGAATTTGGAGCTGAGCGCAAGTGTAATTTTAATGAAAAAGGAACGCAATGGTCTAAAGAGCGTATTGCAGAAATTGACAACAAGAATATGGTAATGCGTAATGTAGTCATTGATGGTGCTAAATTACCATTAAACTTTGATAACTCTCAAGCTTTTTACAGAGTAAGAGATAATGGTGATGGTACATCAACAGCTTCATACGAATTTCAATTTAGAACTAAACCAGCTTTTTTAGGCATAATTGCTAAAGGAGGATTCAAAAAACAACTATCTGGTACTCTTGTTGGACTCAAGCACTATATAGAGACGGGAGAACGTGTAACTGGGGGAACAAATAAATACAAAGAAATTAAAGAGAGATATCCTAAAGCTACAATAATCAAAACGTAA
- a CDS encoding SRPBCC family protein yields MEFKKEIIINKQIEAVWEILGNQFGDVYKWASGLNHSKAFSPPVINGAPSNNRSCELPSGKIKEVIRKFDPSNYVLEYEVIEGFPFFVDTAINNWQLTKISSEGTKVNMHLIVKTKGLIGSVMNPMMKMQLKKQLIHIPNDLKYYVETGNPSQNKAKELEQLSTKVA; encoded by the coding sequence ATGGAATTTAAAAAAGAAATTATCATTAACAAACAGATAGAAGCAGTTTGGGAAATATTGGGTAATCAATTTGGCGATGTTTATAAATGGGCATCAGGTTTGAATCATTCTAAAGCTTTCAGTCCGCCAGTAATTAATGGAGCACCTTCAAACAATAGGTCTTGCGAACTACCATCTGGAAAAATTAAAGAAGTCATAAGGAAATTTGACCCCAGTAATTACGTACTGGAATATGAAGTCATTGAAGGTTTTCCATTTTTTGTAGATACAGCAATAAATAATTGGCAACTAACAAAAATTAGTTCAGAGGGAACAAAAGTGAATATGCATCTCATAGTAAAAACTAAAGGATTAATCGGCAGTGTCATGAATCCTATGATGAAAATGCAATTGAAAAAACAGCTAATTCATATTCCTAATGATTTGAAATACTATGTTGAAACTGGTAATCCAAGTCAAAATAAAGCAAAAGAACTTGAACAATTATCAACGAAGGTTGCCTAG
- a CDS encoding RNA polymerase sigma factor, producing the protein MQFPFSKSYSDTEQQNLVQQAIDGNKKSLNEIISFHQPFIYNVAWKMCHNPADAQDLTQEVLIKVITKLSQFNFKSKFRTWLYRIVVNEFLQSKRRKGETQFSNFDDYGERLDQVPNAELSIEEEISYQELSKEMQIQCMSGMIMCLNREQRLIFILGASFGIDHTLGADIFGISPQNFRIKLHRARKDLFNYMNNKCGLVNKENPCRCPKKAKTLKQMGVLDEEKMLFNIKTKMKVKNFVEDTHEEALNDFTSTYTKLFQEHPVKEDFDKDTIINELINNDKLSAYFKL; encoded by the coding sequence ATGCAGTTTCCTTTTAGTAAATCATATTCAGATACAGAACAGCAAAATCTAGTTCAACAAGCCATAGATGGAAATAAAAAATCATTAAATGAAATAATAAGCTTTCATCAACCATTCATTTACAATGTAGCTTGGAAAATGTGTCATAATCCTGCAGACGCTCAGGACTTAACACAAGAAGTTCTGATTAAAGTAATAACAAAATTAAGTCAATTCAACTTTAAAAGTAAATTTAGGACATGGCTATATCGTATTGTTGTGAATGAATTTTTACAATCCAAAAGAAGAAAGGGAGAAACGCAGTTTTCAAACTTTGATGATTATGGAGAACGTTTAGATCAAGTCCCAAATGCCGAATTAAGCATTGAAGAAGAAATTAGCTACCAAGAATTGTCAAAGGAAATGCAAATTCAATGTATGAGCGGAATGATTATGTGTCTTAATAGGGAACAACGCTTAATTTTTATTCTAGGAGCCAGTTTTGGAATTGATCATACACTTGGCGCAGATATTTTTGGTATAAGTCCACAGAATTTTAGAATAAAACTTCATAGAGCGCGAAAAGATTTGTTTAACTATATGAATAACAAATGTGGACTAGTGAATAAAGAAAATCCATGTCGATGCCCTAAAAAAGCAAAAACTTTAAAACAAATGGGTGTTTTGGATGAAGAAAAAATGCTTTTTAATATCAAAACAAAAATGAAAGTGAAAAACTTTGTTGAAGATACTCATGAAGAAGCTTTAAACGATTTCACATCCACCTATACCAAATTATTTCAAGAGCATCCAGTTAAAGAAGATTTTGATAAAGACACAATTATTAATGAATTAATAAACAACGATAAACTTTCTGCTTATTTCAAATTATAA
- a CDS encoding phosphoenolpyruvate carboxylase yields MARQPKIERFNHNVLTKYQIYNSIFITLPFDEITNTGVLLPLFKEVCEKGYDEKKNPSEIVESFFKLYQDNPSDKEKHDLLFRFIQYIERQVVLFDAIEDAAFPIVNNMDGRGTLRSIKEEAQAKGQLEELKDYLRRFKIRPTLTAHPTQFYPGTVLGIIHDLDTAIRDNDSQRIKKLLAQLGKTAFFKKEKPTPYDEAVSLIWYLENVFYHSVGTIYNYIQQNIFQGEDLENDLINLGFWPGGDRDGNPFVTTETTLKVAKRLRKTILINYYRDMRKLKRRITFGNLQDKLGVLEEALYDNFYYAKTAEPLSIETLMNGLLEVREELISKHQSLFLEELQDLINKVKIFGFHFGTLDIRQDSRVHHSVLTEIVKKTNELGLGFFPDNYDSLSEEEQIQVLSNVTGKLDPSVLDDDMARATMESIYAIQTIQKNNGERGANRYIISNNGSVINVMETFAMIRLSDWEQPSVDVIPLFETVPDLEVSHQVMEALYSNPVYIEHLKRRGMKQTIMLGFSDGTKDGGYLMANWGIFKAKEALTEMSRKYGVKVIFFDGRGGPPARGGGNTNQFYASLGPTVEHEQIQITVQGQTISSNFGTLDSCQYNLEQLLGAGVENQLTDNEANLFSKKNKETMQELADVSYQTYVDFKNHPKFLPYLEHMSTLKYYGKANIGSRPSKRSKSSSLDFGDLRAIPFVGSWSQLKQNVPGFYGVGTALKTYEDRGEFDKITALYKGSAFFRALVGNSMMSLTKSFFQLTAYMKEDKEYGAFWDIIHKEYELTKRLLLKLTGYTELMENESAGKASIDIRENIVLPLLTIQQYALKKIQDITRSGKDTEDLEIYEKMVTRSLFGNINASRNSA; encoded by the coding sequence ATGGCAAGACAACCAAAAATAGAGCGTTTTAACCACAACGTTCTTACTAAATATCAGATATACAACAGTATATTTATCACCTTACCTTTTGATGAGATCACAAACACAGGTGTTTTATTACCACTTTTTAAAGAAGTTTGTGAAAAGGGGTATGATGAAAAGAAAAATCCTTCAGAAATTGTAGAAAGCTTTTTTAAACTATATCAGGATAATCCTTCTGATAAAGAGAAGCACGATCTTTTATTTAGATTTATCCAGTATATAGAACGTCAGGTAGTATTATTTGATGCGATTGAAGATGCAGCTTTTCCTATTGTTAATAATATGGATGGTCGAGGTACGCTAAGAAGTATTAAAGAAGAAGCACAGGCAAAAGGACAATTAGAAGAATTAAAAGATTATTTAAGAAGGTTTAAAATTAGACCAACCTTAACAGCGCATCCTACTCAGTTTTATCCAGGAACCGTACTAGGGATTATTCATGATCTTGATACTGCTATCCGAGATAATGACTCGCAGAGAATAAAAAAGTTGTTAGCACAGTTAGGTAAAACAGCGTTCTTTAAAAAGGAAAAGCCTACACCATATGATGAAGCGGTGAGTTTAATCTGGTATCTAGAAAATGTATTTTATCACTCTGTAGGTACTATCTATAATTATATACAGCAGAATATTTTCCAAGGAGAAGATCTGGAAAATGATCTTATAAACCTTGGGTTTTGGCCTGGTGGAGATAGAGATGGAAATCCTTTTGTAACCACAGAAACAACACTTAAAGTTGCAAAAAGATTAAGAAAAACGATTCTTATCAATTATTATAGAGATATGCGTAAACTAAAACGCAGAATCACTTTTGGAAATCTACAAGATAAGCTAGGAGTTCTGGAAGAAGCACTATATGATAATTTTTATTATGCAAAAACTGCAGAACCTTTGTCTATTGAAACATTGATGAATGGTTTACTAGAAGTAAGAGAAGAATTGATCAGTAAACATCAATCTCTGTTTTTAGAAGAATTGCAGGATCTAATTAATAAAGTTAAGATTTTTGGATTCCATTTCGGAACCTTAGATATTCGTCAGGATTCCAGAGTGCATCATAGTGTGCTTACCGAAATCGTAAAAAAGACTAACGAATTGGGGCTAGGTTTTTTTCCTGATAATTATGATTCATTATCAGAAGAAGAACAAATACAAGTATTGTCTAATGTTACAGGAAAGTTAGATCCATCTGTGTTAGATGATGATATGGCAAGAGCAACAATGGAATCTATTTATGCGATACAAACCATACAAAAAAATAATGGAGAGCGTGGAGCGAATCGTTACATTATTAGTAATAATGGTAGTGTTATTAATGTGATGGAAACCTTCGCGATGATCAGATTAAGTGATTGGGAGCAACCATCGGTAGATGTGATACCGCTTTTCGAAACTGTTCCGGATCTCGAAGTTTCTCATCAGGTTATGGAAGCATTATATAGCAATCCGGTATACATAGAGCATTTAAAACGTCGTGGAATGAAGCAAACGATTATGCTTGGTTTCTCTGACGGAACGAAAGATGGGGGATACCTAATGGCAAATTGGGGTATTTTTAAAGCTAAAGAAGCGCTAACTGAGATGTCCAGAAAATATGGTGTGAAAGTAATATTCTTTGATGGTCGTGGAGGACCACCAGCCAGAGGAGGAGGAAACACCAATCAGTTTTATGCCTCACTTGGTCCAACAGTAGAACATGAACAAATTCAGATTACGGTTCAGGGACAAACCATTAGTTCTAATTTCGGAACTTTGGATTCTTGTCAGTATAATTTAGAACAGCTATTAGGAGCTGGTGTAGAAAATCAATTGACGGATAATGAAGCCAATCTATTTTCTAAAAAAAATAAAGAGACCATGCAGGAATTGGCGGATGTAAGTTACCAAACTTATGTAGATTTTAAGAACCATCCTAAGTTTTTACCGTATCTGGAACATATGAGTACACTTAAGTACTATGGAAAAGCCAATATTGGTAGTCGTCCTTCTAAACGAAGTAAAAGCAGTAGTTTAGATTTTGGTGATTTACGAGCAATACCATTTGTAGGTAGTTGGAGTCAGTTAAAACAAAATGTTCCTGGATTCTATGGAGTAGGAACTGCTCTAAAAACTTATGAAGATCGAGGAGAGTTTGATAAGATAACTGCCTTATATAAGGGATCTGCCTTCTTTAGAGCTTTGGTAGGTAATAGTATGATGAGTTTGACCAAATCATTCTTCCAGCTTACAGCCTATATGAAAGAGGATAAAGAATACGGTGCTTTTTGGGATATCATTCATAAGGAGTATGAATTAACTAAGCGTCTGTTGTTAAAACTAACAGGATATACTGAGTTGATGGAAAACGAATCAGCAGGTAAGGCATCTATTGATATTAGAGAAAATATTGTATTGCCATTACTTACGATACAGCAATATGCATTGAAGAAGATTCAGGATATTACTCGATCTGGCAAGGATACAGAAGATCTAGAAATCTATGAAAAAATGGTGACCCGTTCATTATTTGGTAATATCAATGCTAGCCGTAACTCAGCATAA
- a CDS encoding Lrp/AsnC family transcriptional regulator, which produces MAKFKLDEVDHQILDMLIENTRTPFTDIAKKLLISAGTVHVRVKKMEEAGIIEGSSLTLDYKKLGYSFIAYVGIYLQNTSQTKFVLQRIKEIPFVTVAHITTGKFNIFCKVRAKDTNHAKDIIFQLDDIDGVYRTETMISLEESINDKKRLMHSIFQEM; this is translated from the coding sequence ATGGCAAAATTTAAATTAGACGAAGTAGATCACCAAATTTTAGACATGTTGATCGAAAATACACGTACTCCATTTACGGATATTGCAAAGAAATTGCTAATTTCTGCGGGTACTGTTCATGTGCGTGTAAAGAAAATGGAAGAAGCCGGAATTATCGAAGGATCTTCATTAACATTGGATTATAAAAAATTAGGATACTCTTTTATTGCGTATGTAGGTATATATCTTCAAAATACTTCACAAACCAAGTTTGTGTTACAAAGAATTAAGGAAATACCATTTGTAACTGTTGCTCATATTACGACAGGTAAGTTTAATATCTTTTGTAAAGTAAGAGCGAAGGATACGAATCATGCTAAGGATATCATTTTTCAATTAGATGATATCGATGGTGTGTACCGTACGGAGACCATGATTTCCTTAGAAGAAAGTATAAATGATAAGAAACGTTTGATGCATTCTATCTTTCAAGAAATGTAA
- a CDS encoding M14 family zinc carboxypeptidase, giving the protein MDIKKLSEYFSTYNESSISGRYIHLEHITPLLEGFSKKVHIELLGTSENNAPIHLIKLGKGNKKLLFWSQMHGNESTTTKAVLDFINMLMDDSNEFSESILASCTLFIIPILSPDGAKAYTRLNYNQVDLNRDAQNKTQKESVILNNVIHKIQPDVAFNLHGQRTIFSAGETEFPATVSFLSPAGDKERTVTNCRKVAMEIISEMNSVLQKYISKSVGRYDDGFNINCVGDTLSDMGIPTILFEAGHYANDYDREKTRAYIFYALVTGVHYISNENITGNGHKGYFDIPENGKCFYDIIIRDVILDKKNVDIAIQYTEELCENDIKFIPKIVKIEDLENFYGHREIIGNKRVIYNENVTVEVLPENELLKFRLNDELFSTELRKS; this is encoded by the coding sequence ATGGATATTAAAAAATTGTCAGAGTACTTCTCTACTTATAATGAGTCTTCTATATCAGGACGTTATATACATTTAGAACATATTACTCCACTTTTGGAAGGTTTTTCTAAAAAGGTGCATATTGAACTTTTAGGTACTTCAGAAAATAATGCTCCAATACATCTTATAAAACTCGGTAAAGGAAACAAGAAGTTGTTGTTCTGGTCACAGATGCATGGAAACGAAAGTACCACTACGAAAGCAGTATTAGATTTTATAAATATGTTGATGGATGATTCTAATGAGTTTTCCGAAAGTATTCTAGCATCTTGTACTTTATTTATCATTCCTATATTAAGTCCTGATGGAGCTAAGGCGTATACGAGACTTAACTATAACCAAGTAGATCTTAATCGAGATGCTCAAAATAAAACCCAAAAAGAAAGTGTTATACTAAACAATGTGATTCATAAGATTCAACCTGATGTAGCTTTTAATCTTCATGGACAGCGTACTATTTTTAGTGCAGGAGAAACTGAGTTTCCTGCTACAGTTTCTTTTCTCTCTCCAGCGGGAGATAAAGAACGTACAGTTACCAATTGTCGTAAGGTAGCTATGGAAATCATTTCTGAGATGAATTCTGTCTTACAAAAGTATATATCAAAGAGCGTGGGAAGATATGATGATGGTTTTAATATTAATTGTGTTGGAGATACCTTATCTGATATGGGGATACCTACAATTTTGTTCGAAGCCGGACATTATGCTAATGATTATGATAGAGAGAAAACTAGAGCTTATATATTTTACGCGTTGGTAACCGGAGTTCACTATATTTCTAATGAAAATATAACAGGAAATGGTCATAAAGGATACTTTGATATACCGGAAAACGGGAAGTGCTTTTATGATATCATTATTAGAGATGTTATTTTAGATAAAAAAAATGTAGATATAGCAATTCAGTATACCGAAGAATTATGTGAAAATGATATTAAATTCATTCCAAAAATTGTTAAAATTGAGGATTTAGAAAATTTTTATGGACATAGAGAAATTATCGGTAATAAAAGGGTGATATATAACGAAAACGTTACAGTAGAGGTACTTCCAGAAAATGAGTTGTTAAAATTCCGCCTAAATGATGAATTATTCTCAACAGAATTGAGAAAAAGTTGA
- a CDS encoding helix-turn-helix transcriptional regulator produces MVNTAAFGKRIQEIMKFYHVSASGFADAMGVGRSSISHILSGRNKPSLDFVMKITEAYPEAELYWLLYGQGTFPKSEETNKPIETTPQIIPTVPTLTEIPNTEELEQDLFSIPEPEIQNNISDNTENEEKQIINTAFATKEINQIVFFYKDGTFDIYKN; encoded by the coding sequence ATGGTAAACACTGCCGCTTTCGGAAAAAGAATACAAGAAATCATGAAATTTTATCATGTTTCGGCATCAGGATTTGCAGACGCTATGGGTGTAGGTCGCTCTTCTATTTCACATATTCTTTCTGGTAGAAATAAACCAAGTTTAGACTTTGTAATGAAAATTACAGAAGCTTATCCAGAAGCAGAATTATATTGGTTGCTTTATGGTCAGGGTACATTTCCTAAATCCGAAGAAACGAATAAACCTATAGAAACAACTCCGCAAATTATACCAACAGTTCCTACTCTAACCGAAATACCAAATACTGAAGAACTCGAACAAGATTTATTCTCTATTCCGGAACCTGAAATTCAAAACAATATTTCGGATAACACAGAAAATGAAGAAAAACAGATCATCAATACTGCTTTTGCTACTAAAGAAATTAATCAAATTGTATTTTTTTATAAAGATGGTACTTTTGACATCTACAAGAATTAA
- a CDS encoding DNA topoisomerase IV, with product MRRLAFLLFISVLLSSCYQQERDCTDFQTGTFEFETYLNGALAKTTFVRNDSIEIDYFQGKSDTASIRWINDCEYVVKKLHPKNMAEEKAIHMKILTTDKNTYTFEYGLVGVKKNKQRGTAKKIE from the coding sequence ATGAGGCGACTTGCTTTTTTACTCTTTATTTCTGTATTGCTTTCCAGTTGTTATCAGCAAGAAAGGGATTGTACAGATTTTCAGACTGGTACTTTTGAATTTGAAACCTATCTTAATGGAGCGCTTGCTAAAACTACATTTGTCCGTAATGATTCTATCGAAATAGATTATTTCCAAGGTAAAAGTGATACCGCTAGTATTCGCTGGATTAATGACTGCGAGTATGTAGTAAAGAAACTTCATCCAAAAAATATGGCCGAGGAAAAAGCGATTCATATGAAGATCCTAACCACAGATAAAAACACTTATACTTTTGAATATGGGTTGGTAGGTGTTAAAAAAAATAAGCAAAGAGGAACTGCTAAAAAAATAGAGTAA
- a CDS encoding TerC family protein has product MLEIFTTADAWIALLTLTFLEIVLGIDNIIFISLASSKLPNEEQKKATNIGLLLAMVMRIVLLFGISLIVAMEAPFWHINLPWIEAGISGQSLILFGGGLFLLYKSVHEIHEKVDEKGEEEKEIKEKSSSSLSKAIVQITLINVVFSFDSILTAVGMTNGLSDNPTDALIIMIIAVIISVLIMMLFATPVGRFVNKHPSVQILGLSFLILIGFMLIAEAAHLAHLQVFESKVGTIPKGYLYFTIAFSLFVEFINFKLRKKGKLRGQEN; this is encoded by the coding sequence ATGCTAGAAATTTTTACAACTGCCGACGCTTGGATAGCCCTATTAACGTTGACTTTTCTTGAAATTGTATTAGGTATTGATAATATTATATTCATTTCGTTAGCTTCGAGTAAGTTACCTAATGAAGAACAAAAAAAAGCAACCAATATTGGTTTATTACTAGCCATGGTTATGCGGATTGTATTGCTGTTTGGTATTTCCTTGATTGTAGCGATGGAAGCTCCTTTCTGGCATATTAATCTACCTTGGATAGAAGCTGGAATTAGCGGACAGTCTCTCATATTATTTGGAGGAGGACTTTTCCTCTTATATAAGAGTGTTCACGAAATCCACGAAAAAGTTGACGAAAAAGGAGAAGAAGAGAAAGAGATTAAAGAAAAAAGTTCAAGTTCATTATCCAAAGCAATTGTACAAATTACATTGATCAATGTTGTTTTCTCTTTTGATTCTATTCTTACCGCTGTCGGCATGACTAATGGACTAAGTGACAACCCAACGGATGCGCTGATTATAATGATTATCGCTGTGATAATTTCTGTTTTAATTATGATGCTATTTGCTACACCAGTTGGTCGTTTTGTAAACAAACATCCATCAGTTCAGATTCTAGGGCTTTCATTTTTGATTCTTATAGGTTTTATGCTGATTGCAGAAGCTGCGCATTTAGCGCATTTACAAGTGTTCGAAAGTAAAGTTGGTACTATTCCTAAAGGGTACTTATATTTTACCATTGCGTTTTCATTATTTGTAGAGTTTATAAATTTTAAACTTCGCAAAAAAGGAAAACTGAGAGGACAAGAAAATTAG
- a CDS encoding alkylphosphonate utilization protein, translating into MSKLKELQDRSGSVCELCGITKDLSTYDLPESPNVGLDSSILVCSTCKGQIEDVSTIDANHWRCLNDSMWSQVSGVQVMAWRMLTRLRSEGWPQDLLDMLYLDDDTLAWAKATGEGDDENATIKHIDSNGTALQVGDNVVLIKDLNVKGANFTAKRGTAVRNISLVYDNPEHIEGKVNGQHIVILTKFVKKS; encoded by the coding sequence ATGAGCAAATTAAAAGAATTACAAGATCGTAGTGGATCTGTATGCGAATTATGTGGTATTACCAAGGATTTATCTACATACGATCTTCCTGAATCACCAAATGTGGGATTAGATTCTAGCATTTTAGTATGCTCAACTTGCAAAGGACAAATTGAAGATGTTTCCACAATAGACGCAAATCACTGGCGTTGCCTCAATGATAGTATGTGGAGCCAGGTTTCTGGAGTACAGGTTATGGCCTGGAGAATGCTTACTCGATTGCGTTCAGAAGGTTGGCCACAGGATTTGTTAGATATGTTATATCTGGATGATGATACATTAGCTTGGGCAAAAGCTACTGGAGAAGGTGATGATGAAAATGCTACTATAAAACATATCGATTCTAACGGTACAGCGTTACAAGTTGGAGATAATGTAGTACTGATTAAAGATCTAAACGTAAAAGGTGCTAATTTTACTGCCAAAAGAGGTACAGCAGTCCGTAATATCTCTTTAGTATATGATAACCCTGAACATATAGAAGGTAAAGTTAATGGCCAACACATTGTGATCTTAACCAAGTTTGTAAAAAAATCTTAA